Proteins encoded together in one Prevotella scopos JCM 17725 window:
- a CDS encoding DUF2971 domain-containing protein, whose amino-acid sequence MGKIYHYTTIETLALILKHKTIRFNRLDKVDDMEEAMYGSGNHRVLLGQYCFVSCWTKDNKENIALWNMYTNNRGIRIAMDEDMFIKYKLSEKYYSYFKDYEHIECDCNFIFPNNQVKLHKIKYVEDNKSEISNLINSNGEWININTQDLGLIKNKLWRFQNECRFKLIALPRDSNLIKKIKNPNPVEISCSQIQSIFQNYKPCLEYIDIPINENALNSIEVMLGPETTLADKIIVESLLREFTNSSIRNSYFIDKMRRKNNIL is encoded by the coding sequence ATGGGGAAGATATACCACTACACAACAATCGAAACATTAGCTTTAATTTTGAAACACAAGACTATACGCTTTAACCGTTTGGACAAGGTTGATGATATGGAGGAGGCTATGTATGGATCAGGAAATCATAGAGTACTTTTGGGACAATATTGTTTTGTTTCATGTTGGACAAAAGATAATAAAGAAAATATCGCTCTTTGGAACATGTATACTAATAATCGGGGTATACGTATTGCCATGGACGAAGATATGTTTATAAAATATAAGCTTAGTGAAAAGTATTATAGCTACTTTAAGGATTACGAACATATTGAATGTGATTGCAACTTTATATTTCCTAACAATCAAGTTAAATTGCACAAGATAAAATATGTAGAAGATAATAAGAGTGAGATATCCAATTTAATAAACAGCAATGGGGAGTGGATTAACATAAATACTCAAGATCTGGGACTCATTAAGAATAAATTGTGGAGATTTCAAAATGAGTGCCGATTTAAGTTAATTGCACTACCACGAGACTCTAATTTAATAAAGAAGATTAAGAATCCCAACCCCGTGGAGATATCTTGTTCTCAAATACAGTCTATATTTCAAAATTATAAACCATGTTTAGAATATATTGATATTCCTATTAACGAAAATGCTCTTAATAGCATAGAGGTTATGTTAGGACCAGAGACAACTCTCGCTGATAAAATTATCGTAGAATCTCTTCTAAGGGAGTTTACAAACAGTAGTATAAGAAATAGTTATTTTATTGATAAAATGAGAAGAAAAAATAATATCTTATGA